The proteins below come from a single Aegilops tauschii subsp. strangulata cultivar AL8/78 chromosome 6, Aet v6.0, whole genome shotgun sequence genomic window:
- the LOC109779867 gene encoding putative ripening-related protein 6, protein MASTTKVVVIFGILVLLQVSCTASQVRDLPAVMSVNGFENGEEGGPASCDGQYHSDDLFLVSMASKWYGPGLRCGKMISIKRLIGTSVQAMVVDDCGDGCGDNEISTSAAVWKALGIDTSTGEVPVLWSDV, encoded by the coding sequence ATGGCGAGCACTACCAAGGTAGTGGTGATCTTTGGCATTCTTGTTTTACTGCAGGTGTCATGCACCGCCAGTCAGGTCCGCGACCTCCCGGCGGTGATGTCGGTAAACGGCTTTGAGAACGGAGAGGAGGGCGGGCCAGCGAGCTGCGACGGCCAGTACCACAGCGACGACCTCTTCCTGGTGTCGATGGCTTCAAAGTGGTACGGGCCCGGCCTCCGGTGCGGCAAGATGATCAGCATCAAGAGATTGATCGGGACCTCCGTGCAGGCCATGGTCGTGGACGATTGCGGGGACGGCTGCGGAGATAACGAGATCAGTACATCGGCTGCTGTGTGGAAGGCCCTGGGGATCGACACCAGTACCGGCGAGGTTCCGGTCCTCTGGTCGGACGTCTAA